CCGCTGACCGAGGCCGACATCCAGCCGTACCTCGACAAGCGCCGTCCCGGGCAATCGCGCTTCACCACCCAGCGCCAGGAGCCGGACACGGTCAAAATCCTCTCCGGCGTGTTCGGCGATGAGGCGACCGGCGGCCAGGTCACGACCGGCACGCCGATCGCGCTGCTGATTGAGAACGTCGACCAACGCTCCAAGGATTACTCGGCGATCAAGGATACGTATCGCCCCGGCCACGCTGGCTACACCTATGATATCAAATACGGCCTGCAGGACTATCGCGGTGGCGGCCGCGCCTCGGCGCGCGAGACCGCGATGCGGGTCGCGGCCGGAGCGATTGCGCGCAAGATCGTGCCGGGACTTACGGTGCGCGGCGCGCTGATCCAGATGGGCAGTGAGACCATCGACCGCAATTCCTGGGATTGGGATGAGGTCGAACGCAATCCGTTCTTCTGCCCCGACGCCAAGGCCGCGGTGCGTTTCGCGGATTATCTCGATGGCGTGCGCAAGAAGGGCTCGTCGGTCGGCGCAGTGATCGAGGTCGTCGCCGAGGGCGTGCCGCCTGGTCTCGGCGCGCCGATTTACGGCAAGCTCGACGGCGATCTTGCAGGAGCCATCATGGGCATCAACGCCGTGAAAGGTGTCGAGATCGGCGCGGGCTTTGGCGCAGCGACCCTCAGCGGCGAAGATAACGCCGACGAGATGCGGATGGGCAACGACGGCAAGCCGCGATTTCTATCCAACAACGCGGGCGGCATCCTCGGCGGCATCTCGACCGGGCAGTCGGTGGTGGTGCGCTTTGCCGTGAAGCCCACTTCGTCGATCCTGACGCCGCGCAAGACCGTCGACCGCTACGGAAATGAGACTGAGGTGGTCACCAAGGGCCGTCACGACCCATGCGTCGGGCTCCGGGCGGTCCCCATCGGCGAGGCCATGGTCGCCTGCGTCATCGCCGATCATTATCTACGTCATCGAGGTCAGGTCGGCGAGCCGTTGGCTTGGCCGTTCACGAAATAAGCGGGTGAGGTCGTCTTGGTAATCGAAAGTCACGAACAGATAGAAGCGGCCATAGCCGCCTTTGCCCGGGGCGAGATAGTCGTCGTCACCGACGACGACGACCGCGAGAACGAAGGCGATCTGTTCGTTGCAGGCTCTCTCTGCACCCCTGAGAAGATGGCCTTCATCATCCGTCACACCTCGGGCATCGTCTGCGCGCCGCTCTCGGCCGGCGAGGCGCGGCGGCTGCATCTCGATCCGATGGTGGCAGCGAACGATGCGCCGCTCGGCACGGCCTTCACCGTCACGATCGACGTCCGCCACGGGCTCACCACGGGCATCTCCGCGGAAGAGCGCACCAACACCGTGCGCGCGCTGGCCAACAGCAACAGCGGTGCGAATGATTTCGTCCGGCCGGGCCACGTCTTTCCGCTGGTCGCGAAAGAGGGCGGCGTGCTGATGCGCTCGGGCCATACCGAGGCCTGCATCGATCTCTGCCGTCTGGCGGAGCTTCCGCCGGTGGGTGTGCTGTCCGAGCTGATGAACGACGATGGCACCGTGATGCGCGGTCCGCAGGTTGCGGCCTTCGCGCAGAAGCACAAGCTCGCGCAGATCTCGATCGCCGATCTGATCTCCTATCGCCAAGCGCGCGAGAAACTGGTCCGGCGCGTCGCCGAATTCCCGGTGAAGAGCGAGATCGGCACGCTGAACGGTTACGCCTACCTGACGCCGTTTGACTCCGTGAACCACATGGCCGTCGTTTACGGCAAGATCGGCGATGGCAAGAACGTTCTGACCCGTCTGCACCGCGCCGACATCATCCGCGACGTGTTTGGCGGCGCCAACCCGGTGCACTCGGCGATGCAACGCCTCAAGCAGGAGGGCCGCGGCGTCATCGTGGTGCTGCGCGACGGCACCGCAGGCGTTCCAATGAACACCATTCCGTCGCTCGATACGAGCTCGGAGGCCGCGCGCACGCGGCAGTGGCGCGAGGTCGGTCTCGGTGCGCAAATTCTCAAGGACCTCGGCATCTCCTCGATCCGCTTGCTCACTTCGGCGCGCTTCACCTATGTGGGCCTCGCGGGCTTCGGCATCGAGATCACCGAGACCGAAACCACGGACAGTTGAACCGCGGTCCGATCGCTCCGGCTTCCCCTGGTGGCCGACGCGTGTCACCATGATCCAGGCTGGTGATTGCGGAGGCTCGCATGCGATGGCGTCTGTTGGCGTTTTCCATCATCGCGGTGCTTTCGGCCGCGGCTGCTGCAAGCTTCGGCATCGCCGCGCCTTCAGGCCCGCAAATCATCGCACAGGGCACGCCCTCGGCCGCGACACCGGTCGACGTCGAGGTCGTTCTCGCAGTCGACGTGTCCTACTCAATGGACCCCGACGAGCAGCAGCTGCAGCGCGAAGGCTATATGGCTGCGATCACGTCGCGGGATTTCCTGCAGGCGGTCAAGCAGGGCATGAACGGCCGCATCGCGTTGACTTATGTCGAGTGGGCCGGCTCGCATCACCAGCAGATCATCGTGCCGTGGCGGCTGATTGACGGGCCGGAAACTGCCGATGCCTTCGCCGCCGACATCGGCCGCGCCCGCTACACGCGCGCCTCGCGCACCTCGATCTCCTCGGCGCTGCTGTTCGCTGCGCCGTTGTTCGAGGGCAGCGGCTATCGTGGCGTCCGGCGCGTGATCGACGTGTCGGGCGACGGCGTCAACAACAACGGGCCGGTGGTCACCGTGGCACGCGACGAGGTGCTGGCCAAGGGCATCACCATCAACGGGTTGCCGGTCATGCTCAAGCGCCCGAACATCAGCACGCTCGATATCGATCAGCTCGACGTCTACTACGAAGACTGCGTGATCGGCGGGCCCGGCTCGTTCGTGATTCCAATCAAGGAGCGCGACCAGTTCAAGGAGGCGATC
The Rhodoplanes sp. Z2-YC6860 genome window above contains:
- the aroC gene encoding chorismate synthase, which produces MSFNTFGHLFRVTTFGESHGPAIGCVVDGCPPRIPLTEADIQPYLDKRRPGQSRFTTQRQEPDTVKILSGVFGDEATGGQVTTGTPIALLIENVDQRSKDYSAIKDTYRPGHAGYTYDIKYGLQDYRGGGRASARETAMRVAAGAIARKIVPGLTVRGALIQMGSETIDRNSWDWDEVERNPFFCPDAKAAVRFADYLDGVRKKGSSVGAVIEVVAEGVPPGLGAPIYGKLDGDLAGAIMGINAVKGVEIGAGFGAATLSGEDNADEMRMGNDGKPRFLSNNAGGILGGISTGQSVVVRFAVKPTSSILTPRKTVDRYGNETEVVTKGRHDPCVGLRAVPIGEAMVACVIADHYLRHRGQVGEPLAWPFTK
- a CDS encoding DUF1194 domain-containing protein is translated as MRWRLLAFSIIAVLSAAAAASFGIAAPSGPQIIAQGTPSAATPVDVEVVLAVDVSYSMDPDEQQLQREGYMAAITSRDFLQAVKQGMNGRIALTYVEWAGSHHQQIIVPWRLIDGPETADAFAADIGRARYTRASRTSISSALLFAAPLFEGSGYRGVRRVIDVSGDGVNNNGPVVTVARDEVLAKGITINGLPVMLKRPNISTLDIDQLDVYYEDCVIGGPGSFVIPIKERDQFKEAIRTKLVLEIAGRRPERPVVPAAAAAPRVSCTIGERLWQERWGN
- the ribB gene encoding 3,4-dihydroxy-2-butanone-4-phosphate synthase, which encodes MVIESHEQIEAAIAAFARGEIVVVTDDDDRENEGDLFVAGSLCTPEKMAFIIRHTSGIVCAPLSAGEARRLHLDPMVAANDAPLGTAFTVTIDVRHGLTTGISAEERTNTVRALANSNSGANDFVRPGHVFPLVAKEGGVLMRSGHTEACIDLCRLAELPPVGVLSELMNDDGTVMRGPQVAAFAQKHKLAQISIADLISYRQAREKLVRRVAEFPVKSEIGTLNGYAYLTPFDSVNHMAVVYGKIGDGKNVLTRLHRADIIRDVFGGANPVHSAMQRLKQEGRGVIVVLRDGTAGVPMNTIPSLDTSSEAARTRQWREVGLGAQILKDLGISSIRLLTSARFTYVGLAGFGIEITETETTDS